The genomic window CTTATGGTTACACTGTTGAGAAAATAGCTTACAAACCTTTAAGGAACGCTCCGAGGCTTTCGCCTCTTATCAGTGCTATCGGTATGTCTCTCTTTTTACAGAACTATGTTATGCTTGCACAGACACCGGATTTCGTTCCGTTTCCAGATCTTATTCCCCATATAGGTATTCTTGATAAAATAAGCGATTATATAGACCCTGTAGGTTTGATAATAATCATTGTTACCTTCATTGTTATGATTGCTCTCCATTTCTTTATTAAGAAGACAAAAATAGGAAAAGCCATGAGAGCAACTGCTCAGAATAAAACGATGGCGATGCTCTGTGGTGTTGATGTTGATAAAACAATTTCCATGACGTTTATTATAGGTTCAGCTCTTGCTGCGATAGGTGGTGTTTTAATCGGTTCTTATGTAGGCCAGATAAACTTTTTCATAGGTTTTATGGCTGGACTTAAAGCATTTACCGCTGCTGTTTTAGGTGGAATTGGAAGTATTCCAGGTGCGGCTCTTGGAGGAATTATCTTAGGTTTAACAGAAAGTTTTGGTGCGGGATATATATCAAGTGATTATCAGGATGTTTTTGCGTTTATTCTTCTTGTCTTGATCCTTATTTTCCGCCCTGCAGGCATTCTTGGCAAAACTGATACCGAAAAAGTTTAAGCAGGTGGTAGGAGATGAAAGGAGTTATAGAAGAGACAAAAAAGTCGCTAGTAGCAGCTCTCTGGTTTGTGTTTTTAACATTTCCAATAATGGTAATGAAGGTGGATACTGCCGATAATAAGATAATCTTTCGGTGGAAAAACATCTTATATGTTGCGATTGCAGCTTTTATTCTTTCTTATCTATGGAGATACTTTCTGGAAAGAAAAGAAAGAAAAGGAAGTAGTGATGAAGATTCAATAATTTACAAGGTTCTCTCTAATCCCAAGTATAGCAGGCCCTTCTATGCGGCTGTTTTACCTTTTGCTATTGCTTTCCCTTGGCTTTTTTCAACGTATCAAACAAACATAATGGCAACTGCACTGATATATGTTATGCTGGGACTCGGACTTAATATAGTTGTAGGGCTTGCAGGTCTTCTTGATCTTGGATATGTGGCTTTTTATGCCGTAGGTGCTTATGCTTACGCACTGCTGAATTACCATTTTGGGCTTAATTTCTGGGAAGTTCTACCTATTGCCGGTATTCTTGCAGCATTTGCCGGTATTCTTTTAGGTTTTCCGGTTTTAAGACTTCGTGGTGATTATCTTGCCATAGTCACTTTGGGATTTGGCGAAATTATCAGAATAGTTCTTGAAAACTGGGATAGTGTTACTTTCGGTCCAAGTGGTATTTCCGGTGTTCCAAGGCCACCTCTCTTTGGCATTAAGATGAATGTGAATCAATCTCTTATTTATATTTATTACATAACTCTGGCGTTTGTTATTTTCACAATTTTTGTTGTTAACAGATTACAAAATTCCAGACTTGGCCGTGCCTGGTTAGCGTTGAAAGAAGATGATATAGCCTGTCAGGCAATGGGAATAGATAGAGTTACTGCAAAACTTACAGCTTTTGCTCTTGGCGCGACCTGGGCTGGATTTGCCGGTGTGATTTTTGCGGCAAAAACAACTTATGTCAGCCCAGCAAGTTTTACGTTCTTTGAATCTGTTGTTATCCTTTCCATTGTTGTTCTCGGTGGTATGGGTTCTATCGTTGGTGTTATTCTTGCAGCACTTGTTATGATCCTTCTTCCAGAATATTTGAGGGCGTTTTCTGATTATAGAATGTTGATTTTTGCACTTGCGCTGGTTCTGGTAATGGTGTTTAAACCGGAGGGTTTGATTCCGTTTAGAGGTGGTAGATTCGTTTACAAGAAAAAAGAGTCGGCTGAGGGTGGCAATGAGTGAGCCTATTCTTGATGTTAGAAATCTTACGATGCAATTTGGAGGACTTAAAGCAGTAGATAATGTAAGTTTGCAGGTTTATCCGGAGCAGATAGTTGCTCTTATAGGACCAAACGGTGCTGGAAAGACTACGTTTTTTAACTGTGTTACGGGTATTTATAAACCTACTGCCGGTGATATCTATTTGAGAACGAAAGATGGAAAAAAGGTAAGAATAAATGGTATGAAGCCAAATAAAATTACAGAGCTGGGACTTGCAAGAACGTTTCAGAACATACGTCTTTTTCCTAATATGACTGCACTTGAAAATGTTATGGTTGGAAGGCATTGTAGGACAAAATCCTGGATATTGGGAGCAATCTTTAAAGGGCCAAGAACAAGGAAAGAAGAAGAGGAAACAATAGAGAAAAGTTATGAGCTTCTTAAACTTGTTGGACTTGAAAAGTATGTTAATGAGCTTGCAAAAAATCTTCCTTATGGTGCTCAGAGACGTCTTGAGATTGCAAGGGCGCTTGCTACAGAACCGTCTGTTCTCTTGCTTGATGAGCCTGCTGCTGGTATGAATCCTAAGGAGACAACCGAGCTTATGGATTTAATATATCACATTAGAGATAACGAAAATATCTCTATCCTGCTGATAGAACATGATATGAAACTTGTCATGAATATTTCAGAGAAAGTTTATGTCATGGAATACGGAAAGCTCCTTGCCGAAGGAACACCTGAAGAGATAAGGCATAATCCAGCGGTTATAAAAGCTTACCTTGGAGAGGAACACAATGCTTGAGGTTAGAAATATAAATACATTTTACGGTAATATACAGGCTCTTCATAATGTTTCTTTAAAGGTTAACGAAGGAGAAATTGTAACGCTTATCGGAGCTAACGGTGCAGGTAAAACAACCACGCTTATGTCTATATGTGGTGTTGTTCCTCCCCGGTCGGGAGAGATAATTTTTAACAGCGAGCCGATTCACAGGCTTCCTCCTCATAAGATAGTAGCAAAAGGAATAGTGCAGGTTCCCGAAGGACGTATGATTTTTCCTGAACTTACAGTAATGGAAAACCTTGATATGGGTGCCTATCTGAGGAAGGATAAAGAAGGAATTAAGAAAGATTTAGAGTATATTTTCGAACTTTTCCCGAGATTGGCAGAGAGGAAGAATCAACTTGGCGGTACACTTTCTGGTGGAGAACAGCAGATGTTGGCTATTTCACGAGCATTGATGGCAAGGCCCAAACTGTTGTTGCTTGATGAGCCTAGCCTTGGCCTTGCCCCTTTGATTATAAAACAGATTTTTGAAATCATAGTTAAAATCAACAGAGAGCATAAAACTACGATTCTTCTTGTTGAGCAGAATGCTCATCAGGCTCTTAGAATTGCCGATAGGGCTTATGTTATGGAAAGCGGCAGAATAACGATGGAAGATAAAGCAGAAAATCTTCTCAACAATGAGAAAGTTAAAAAAGCATACCTTGGTCTTTGATTTTTTCCACCCTTGTGGTGGATTTCCCCTTGAAATTTCCTCTTAAAATCTTATCTTTGCCTCTGGCGTAATTTTGAAATTAAGTTTCTTTGTTTTACAATAAGCCTGGCCATTTATAGAGGGGCTGGAGGCAACAGTGAGAAAATTACTCAAAATATCCTTTAATAAAAAAGATTTCAGGTTTGTTATAGGAATTATCATCATACTTGCTTTTCTTTATTTTGCGCTTTTGCTTGCCCGTAAAGGTGGTAGTTCGGGAGAAACCTTAACTATATCTTTGTCACCATCAGCTCTTTTTAAATATTCTTTCTTTTCCCTTTCAAGAATGGGAGCTGCGTATTTGTTGTCTTTGATATTTAGCCTTGTTTATGGATATTTTGCGGCTTACAATAAGAAAGCCGAAATGATTCTTATGCCTCTTCTTGATGTTCTTCAAAGTGTTCCT from Desulfurobacterium indicum includes these protein-coding regions:
- a CDS encoding branched-chain amino acid ABC transporter permease, giving the protein MIDWGYFTDLFVSGLTKGSIYALIALGYTMVYGIIQLINFAHGEIYMIGAFTALIFAVLLGKFGLSTGFIFLIVTVIAVIYASAYGYTVEKIAYKPLRNAPRLSPLISAIGMSLFLQNYVMLAQTPDFVPFPDLIPHIGILDKISDYIDPVGLIIIIVTFIVMIALHFFIKKTKIGKAMRATAQNKTMAMLCGVDVDKTISMTFIIGSALAAIGGVLIGSYVGQINFFIGFMAGLKAFTAAVLGGIGSIPGAALGGIILGLTESFGAGYISSDYQDVFAFILLVLILIFRPAGILGKTDTEKV
- a CDS encoding ABC transporter permease subunit codes for the protein MKGVIEETKKSLVAALWFVFLTFPIMVMKVDTADNKIIFRWKNILYVAIAAFILSYLWRYFLERKERKGSSDEDSIIYKVLSNPKYSRPFYAAVLPFAIAFPWLFSTYQTNIMATALIYVMLGLGLNIVVGLAGLLDLGYVAFYAVGAYAYALLNYHFGLNFWEVLPIAGILAAFAGILLGFPVLRLRGDYLAIVTLGFGEIIRIVLENWDSVTFGPSGISGVPRPPLFGIKMNVNQSLIYIYYITLAFVIFTIFVVNRLQNSRLGRAWLALKEDDIACQAMGIDRVTAKLTAFALGATWAGFAGVIFAAKTTYVSPASFTFFESVVILSIVVLGGMGSIVGVILAALVMILLPEYLRAFSDYRMLIFALALVLVMVFKPEGLIPFRGGRFVYKKKESAEGGNE
- a CDS encoding ABC transporter ATP-binding protein; the encoded protein is MSEPILDVRNLTMQFGGLKAVDNVSLQVYPEQIVALIGPNGAGKTTFFNCVTGIYKPTAGDIYLRTKDGKKVRINGMKPNKITELGLARTFQNIRLFPNMTALENVMVGRHCRTKSWILGAIFKGPRTRKEEEETIEKSYELLKLVGLEKYVNELAKNLPYGAQRRLEIARALATEPSVLLLDEPAAGMNPKETTELMDLIYHIRDNENISILLIEHDMKLVMNISEKVYVMEYGKLLAEGTPEEIRHNPAVIKAYLGEEHNA
- a CDS encoding ABC transporter ATP-binding protein, which produces MLEVRNINTFYGNIQALHNVSLKVNEGEIVTLIGANGAGKTTTLMSICGVVPPRSGEIIFNSEPIHRLPPHKIVAKGIVQVPEGRMIFPELTVMENLDMGAYLRKDKEGIKKDLEYIFELFPRLAERKNQLGGTLSGGEQQMLAISRALMARPKLLLLDEPSLGLAPLIIKQIFEIIVKINREHKTTILLVEQNAHQALRIADRAYVMESGRITMEDKAENLLNNEKVKKAYLGL